One Anthonomus grandis grandis chromosome 14, icAntGran1.3, whole genome shotgun sequence DNA window includes the following coding sequences:
- the LOC126744630 gene encoding monocarboxylate transporter 13-like, with product MENEKEAKKTEPHYPDGGYGWVIVGAIIIINVSLLTLVPCFGLIFRDEFKAWDVSSAQTSFLLHLHSSLYCMFGFFTSPFLKLYGMRPVAFIGASLMCLGILLSSFAASYVYLLFSTAVLIGLGQGIVMPATYLAIYTYFKKRLTIATSLTVTSASVAPIILSKVLVLFLKSSGRKFTILVLFVMSLFSLIGCGLLRPLRRKEGGEVEKELLKEKEGLSNGAPLETSVVINEDVSKNALIKDEPLLTPVYKDTTVPAQTSTVWSKIFNVFDLHLLRDVPLVIVIIGLGISFASELNIVLMIQFMLRDLSLFDSGDVATAMSVQSLADIFGRLAIPLASHCMQVPAKYMYVSALVVASTGRTVLSIWPTKRNLVFTTIAILGVTKGMRAVFQSVILPKYVSLDKIPAANGINMLFTGFVSLIVGPLIGLFHDKLGSYVYSLHAGSALSLACAVLLTIESIFSKKWTKNSDIKY from the exons ATGGAGAATGAAAAAGAGGCGAAAAAGACAGAACCTCATTACCCTGACGGTGGATATGGATGGGTCATTGTTGGGgctatcattattattaat GTAAGTTTGCTCACTTTAGTGCCTTGTTTTGGGTTAATATTCAGAGATGAGTTCAAGGCATGGGATGTATCGTCTGCTCAAACCTCATTTTTACTACATTTACACAGCTCCTTATACTGTATGTTTG GATTCTTTACAAGTCCATTTCTTAAACTTTATGGGATGAGACCAGTGGCCTTTATTGGGGCTTCCCTGATGTGTCTTGGAATATTATTAAGCAGTTTCGCTGCTTCTTATGTATATCTACTTTTTTCTACTGCAGTTTTGATTG GTTTAGGCCAAGGCATTGTTATGCCCGCTACCTACTTAGCGATTTacacatatttcaaaaaaagacTGACGATAGCCACTAGTCTCACCGTTACCAGTGCCAGTGTGGCTCCGATCATTTTATCCAAAGTTCTGgtgctttttttgaaaagttctGGGAGGAAGTTCaccattttggttttgtttgttatgtCGCTGTTTTCCTTGATCGGATGTGGCCTTTTGAGACCCCTAAGGAGAAAAGAGGGTGGAGAAGTGGAGAAGGagcttttaaaagaaaaagaggGTCTTAGTAATGGAGCCCCTTTAGAAACTAGTGTTGTCATTAATGAG GACGTATCAAAAAATGCCCTAATAAAAGACGAACCCCTCCTGACCCCAGTGTATAAAGACACCACTGTACCTGCTCAAACGTCCACTGTTTGGTCGAAAATTTTCAACGTTTTCGACCTGCATTTACTGAGGGACGTGCCACTCGTCATTGTGATAATAGGCTTAG gtATATCGTTCGCTTCTGAACTGAACATCGTGCTAATGATCCAGTTCATGTTAAGAGACCTGTCGTTGTTCGATAGCGGCGACGTGGCCACAGCCATGTCCGTACAAAGTTTAGCGGATATTTTCGGAAGATTGGCAATACCGCTTGCGAGTCATTGTATGCAGGTGCCTGCCAAGTATATGTACGTTAGTGCCTTAGTGGTCGCTTCTACAGGAAGAACGG TCCTGTCAATTTGGCCCACTAAACGTAACTTGGTGTTTACGACAATCGCGATCCTAGGAGTAACCAAAGGTATGAGGGCGGTATTCCAATCGGTGATCCTTCCCAAATACGTCAGTCTGGATAAAATCCCGGCCGCTAACGGGATTAACATGCTTTTTACCGGATTCGTCTCCTTGATTGTCGGTCCGTTAATAG GTCTCTTCCATGATAAACTCGGCTCTTACGTGTACTCTCTGCATGCCGGTTCGGCTTTATCGTTGGCATGCGCAGTTTTGTTGACGATAGAGTCAATTTTCTCCAAAAAGTGGACTAAAAACAGCGATATTAAATATTGA